Proteins from one Cryptomeria japonica chromosome 4, Sugi_1.0, whole genome shotgun sequence genomic window:
- the LOC131027430 gene encoding transcription factor bHLH87-like, translating to MKPKSKSKAKAKAKAKTYEDDPKLRMGHTYSSSTLSSSFLAFDHVNPAGIEPDAEAIASMREMIYRAAAFRPVNIGREIFKKAKRKNVRISSDPQTVAARQRREKISDRIRILQRLVPGGAKMDTASMLDEAVNYLKFLKSQIEALQSMSNNKVNNMEISSLIGSCSTGTSLISSLVHYSDDGSQSMI from the coding sequence ATGAAGCCCAAATCTAAATCCAAGGCCAAAGCCAAAGCCAAAGCCAAAACATATGAAGATGATCCTAAACTCAGAATGGGTCATACTTATTCCTCCTCTACATTGTCATCTTCATTCCTTGCATTTGATCATGTCAATCCAGCAGGAATAGAACCAGATGCAGAAGCCATTGCTAGCATGAGGGAAATGATTTACAGGGCTGCAGCTTTCAGGCCTGTAAATATAGGCAGAGAAATATTTAAAAAGGCCAAACGAAAGAATGTGAGGATTTCAAGTGACCCACAGACAGTTGCAGCGCGTCAGAGGAGGGAGAAGATCAGTGACAGGATCAGAATACTTCAGAGGCTTGTTCCAGGTGGAGCTAAAATGGATACTGCTTCCATGCTTGATGAAGCAGTCAACTACCTCAAGTTCCTTAAATCACAGATTGAAGCTCTTCAATCCATGAGCAATAATAAGGTTAACAATATGGAGATCAGTTCTTTGATAGGCTCCTGCTCAACTGGTACTTCTCTCATCTCTTCTCTAGTTCACTATTCTGATGATGGGTCTCAGAGTATGATCTAA